The following proteins are encoded in a genomic region of Anaerolineae bacterium:
- a CDS encoding Glucosamine--fructose-6-phosphate aminotransferase [isomerizing] produces the protein MCGIVGYIGPRDATPIILNGLQRLEYRGYDSAGIAVLCNQKIEIRRDAGKISHLIDLVRQNPLSGNIGIGHTRWATHGAPSEKNAHPHVGMTGEVVVVHNGIVENYRPLREELEAEGAIFNSETDTEVIVHLIERYLTSNGNLTQAVQMALQHIEGAHGIVVFSAREPDKLIAARIGNAGGVVIGLGEGENYVASDLPAILEHTRKVIFLDSQQMAIVTRDQVTVQTLQGKTIAPISHTIPWDPVAAEKGEYRHFMQKEIHEQVRSITDTIAGRVDFQNGHVHLDELNLTPELARSIQKIFIIACGTASHAGMVGKILIERIARIPVEVDIASEFRYREPIVDNDCVTIAISQSGETADTLAAMEEARKRGSKLWSIVNAIGSQAMRIADGYISMQCGPEIGVASTKAYTAPLVDLYMLAILLAELRGNLSPTTRKQLINDLRMIPNLVGICLDRESAVIEVAKSLLETSNCLYLGRGINMPTAYEGALKLKEISYIHAEAYPAGEMKHGPIALIDRDMPVIALIPKDPWYEKMFSQVEQAKARGGTVIAVATDGDALIPNIADAVLWVPPTPWLLSPVTSIIPLQLLAYHIAALRGLDVDQPRNLAKSVTVE, from the coding sequence ATGTGTGGAATCGTCGGTTATATAGGGCCGCGCGATGCAACGCCCATCATTCTCAATGGGTTGCAACGCCTGGAATATCGCGGTTACGATTCAGCCGGTATTGCTGTGCTGTGCAATCAAAAAATCGAAATCCGCCGCGATGCCGGTAAGATCAGTCATCTAATCGATCTGGTGCGGCAGAACCCCCTCAGTGGAAACATCGGCATTGGACATACCCGATGGGCGACCCACGGCGCACCGAGCGAAAAGAACGCCCATCCACATGTCGGCATGACTGGGGAGGTTGTGGTGGTCCATAATGGGATTGTCGAAAATTATCGCCCCTTGCGGGAGGAGCTTGAAGCAGAAGGGGCTATCTTTAACTCTGAAACCGATACCGAAGTCATTGTCCATCTCATCGAGCGGTATCTAACCTCGAACGGGAATCTGACCCAGGCGGTGCAAATGGCATTACAACATATCGAAGGCGCGCACGGGATTGTAGTTTTCTCCGCTCGAGAACCCGACAAACTCATTGCAGCCCGCATTGGGAACGCCGGTGGTGTGGTAATTGGACTCGGAGAAGGTGAAAACTACGTAGCTTCAGATTTACCTGCCATTCTCGAGCACACCCGCAAAGTCATTTTTCTGGACTCCCAACAGATGGCAATCGTTACCAGAGATCAGGTGACCGTCCAAACCTTGCAAGGCAAAACAATCGCTCCAATTTCTCACACCATCCCATGGGATCCTGTGGCAGCCGAAAAAGGCGAATATCGGCACTTCATGCAAAAGGAGATTCATGAACAAGTCCGTTCCATAACGGACACCATCGCCGGGCGGGTTGACTTCCAAAACGGGCATGTTCACTTAGATGAGCTAAATCTAACTCCAGAACTCGCCAGATCTATCCAAAAAATTTTCATTATCGCTTGTGGAACCGCTTCTCATGCCGGGATGGTAGGGAAAATACTGATCGAACGCATCGCTCGCATCCCCGTCGAGGTAGATATCGCCTCAGAGTTTCGTTATCGCGAGCCAATTGTGGATAATGACTGTGTCACCATTGCCATCAGTCAATCCGGGGAAACCGCCGATACCTTAGCGGCAATGGAAGAAGCTCGTAAACGCGGTTCAAAATTATGGAGTATTGTCAATGCCATCGGTTCCCAGGCTATGCGCATTGCAGATGGGTATATTTCTATGCAGTGTGGGCCGGAGATTGGGGTTGCTTCTACAAAGGCTTATACTGCCCCTTTGGTCGATCTATACATGCTCGCCATTCTTCTCGCTGAACTACGAGGCAATCTTTCACCTACCACACGAAAACAGTTGATCAACGATTTACGCATGATCCCAAATCTGGTAGGTATCTGCCTGGATCGTGAGAGCGCCGTAATCGAGGTGGCAAAATCCCTCCTGGAAACATCCAATTGCCTGTATTTAGGACGAGGCATTAATATGCCCACTGCATACGAAGGCGCCTTAAAGTTAAAAGAAATCTCCTATATCCACGCTGAAGCTTACCCAGCCGGAGAGATGAAACACGGTCCTATCGCATTGATTGACAGAGATATGCCGGTCATTGCCCTGATCCCCAAAGACCCCTGGTACGAAAAAATGTTCAGTCAGGTGGAGCAGGCAAAAGCGCGCGGTGGTACAGTTATCGCAGTTGCCACCGATGGCGATGCGTTGATTCCCAACATTGCCGATGCTGTTTTGTGGGTACCCCCAACGCCGTGGTTGCTGAGCCCCGTTACCTCAATCATTCCCTTACAACTTCTCGCTTATCACATTGCTGCCCTGAGGGGTCTGGATGTGGACCAACCACGCAATCTGGCAAAATCTGTGACTGTGGAATAG
- a CDS encoding Rod shape-determining protein MreB produces MKFNPLNWLLGFFSLDIGIDLGTANTLVNVRGKGIVINEPSWVAINKKTREPLAIGAEAKEMVGRTPANVVAIRPLRDGVISDFEITQAMLEYFIGKAHEQSIVPVPRPRVVIGIPQGVTEVEKRAVYEAGMSAGAREVYLIEEPVAAALGAGLPISEIRGSMILDIGGGTSEVAVISMGGIVVSRSLRVAGDEMDQDIVQYVRNKYNLLIGERMAEQAKIAIGSAYHLPQEKTMTLRGRNLVTGLPEAVEISSVEIREAISGSVQTIIDTIKDAMDEAPPEIVADLMETGICMTGGGALLQMLDKRLSEELRIRAWVADEPLSCVARGAGIILEDLDNLSRFLVGLERGSTKHEK; encoded by the coding sequence TTGAAATTCAATCCCCTCAACTGGTTGTTGGGATTTTTTTCCTTAGATATTGGCATCGATTTGGGGACAGCGAATACCCTGGTAAACGTTCGCGGCAAAGGGATCGTAATTAATGAACCCTCTTGGGTTGCTATCAATAAGAAAACACGCGAGCCGTTAGCCATTGGTGCTGAAGCCAAAGAGATGGTAGGACGAACACCGGCAAACGTAGTTGCCATCCGTCCGTTGCGGGACGGAGTCATCTCGGATTTTGAGATTACCCAGGCAATGTTGGAATATTTCATTGGCAAAGCCCATGAGCAATCGATTGTGCCGGTGCCCAGGCCGAGGGTAGTCATCGGAATTCCACAAGGCGTGACAGAGGTAGAAAAGCGCGCTGTTTACGAAGCTGGCATGTCTGCTGGAGCGCGGGAAGTCTATTTGATCGAAGAACCTGTAGCTGCGGCTTTGGGAGCTGGCTTGCCGATCTCGGAAATTCGAGGCAGCATGATCCTCGATATCGGCGGAGGGACATCGGAGGTAGCGGTGATTTCGATGGGCGGAATTGTGGTCTCCCGATCCTTACGCGTCGCAGGGGACGAAATGGATCAAGACATTGTTCAATACGTGCGGAATAAATACAATCTCTTGATTGGTGAACGTATGGCCGAACAGGCGAAGATAGCGATTGGCTCTGCCTATCATCTACCTCAAGAGAAAACGATGACCTTGCGCGGGCGTAATCTGGTCACCGGTTTACCGGAAGCGGTGGAGATTTCATCGGTTGAAATCCGGGAAGCTATCAGCGGCTCTGTTCAGACTATTATTGATACCATCAAGGATGCCATGGATGAAGCTCCACCAGAGATCGTTGCCGATTTAATGGAAACCGGGATCTGTATGACGGGTGGAGGCGCGCTTTTACAGATGTTGGATAAACGGTTGAGTGAAGAACTGCGCATTCGCGCCTGGGTAGCAGATGAACCCCTTTCCTGTGTTGCTCGCGGGGCGGGGATCATCCTGGAAGATCTGGATAATCTGAGTCGTTTTTTGGTTGGTTTAGAACGAGGGAGTACAAAGCACGAAAAATAA
- a CDS encoding Rod shape-determining protein MreC has protein sequence MNTTSRNLQTIVFVLIAVGMIALALGGYLTSLSRFFLSPLVEIQTWVYSRFQVAQDILRAPQDMARLQQRNAQLEAQVSQLQAQIIELQQQLTEARILSALVDFARANPENRYQAAAVIGRDPSPFLRYIIINRGSDDNIRRGMPVVTQQGLVGRIDAVTANAARVQLITDSASVVNAKIQPSGAQAVLKGQTSGDLLLDMIPQGVSIEVGNLVLTSGLGGGYPPNIVIGQIAGIRSQPQELFQSATVQSVVDFNQLEIVLVIVNFRPVNIEPLIPEGSQP, from the coding sequence ATGAATACCACCTCTCGCAACTTGCAAACGATCGTTTTTGTGTTGATCGCGGTAGGCATGATTGCGCTTGCTCTGGGTGGATATCTGACTTCCCTCTCGCGGTTCTTTTTGAGTCCTCTGGTTGAGATTCAGACTTGGGTCTATTCCCGCTTTCAGGTAGCCCAGGATATCCTGAGGGCACCGCAAGATATGGCTCGGTTGCAACAACGCAACGCGCAACTCGAAGCCCAGGTCTCTCAGTTACAAGCCCAGATCATCGAACTGCAACAACAACTAACCGAAGCACGGATATTATCTGCCCTGGTCGATTTTGCGCGGGCGAATCCCGAAAATCGCTATCAGGCTGCAGCAGTCATTGGACGGGATCCCAGTCCTTTCTTACGCTATATTATCATCAACCGCGGCTCGGATGATAATATTCGCCGTGGCATGCCAGTGGTCACCCAACAAGGTTTGGTGGGGAGAATTGACGCGGTCACGGCGAATGCGGCCAGAGTACAATTAATCACCGATTCGGCATCGGTCGTCAATGCCAAAATTCAACCCTCGGGAGCACAGGCGGTTTTAAAAGGACAGACAAGTGGGGATTTATTGCTGGATATGATCCCTCAGGGAGTGTCGATTGAAGTGGGGAATTTAGTGCTTACCTCTGGTTTAGGTGGAGGGTATCCGCCAAATATTGTCATCGGACAGATCGCCGGGATCCGCAGCCAACCGCAGGAACTTTTTCAATCGGCTACTGTACAGAGCGTGGTGGACTTCAATCAGTTGGAAATTGTCCTGGTAATTGTGAATTTCCGACCGGTGAATATCGAGCCATTGATACCAGAAGGAAGTCAACCCTAG
- a CDS encoding Cell division protein FtsI [Peptidoglycan synthetase] — MNHNEVPQKQLSPLRITIFMMVIGGIFLIYIFRLFSLQVLQVEDWVARAEENRVEVLNLPATRGIIVDRNGIVLARNIPSFNVVITAANLPDDPGEVQEIYRQLSEIIDLPVNLNKITPENPYVPCFSEHGIAQIAEYGLSSTPYQPVRVKCDVPEQVARIVQEKAVDWPGVSVEIEPIRDYPTGSLTASIIGFLGPIPANQEEEFRAKGLVPNRDKVGYAGLELQYQDLLAGKNGSWKVEVDVAGKVIRGLEPPVNPIPGANLRLTIDTRLQQAMTGILIGEIEFWNRYLNTIRSTSGVVIAMNPKTGEILGMVSYPTYENNRMARFIPAYYYNQLISDPANPLLNHAVGDVLPAGSVFKLTTAVGALNEGVVTPEQVISTPPKITITERYYANDPGREREFVDWNKAGFGQLDFLGGIANSSNVYFYKLGGGYRDEVPVGLGICRLGTYARALGYGEYPGIELPDEEKGLIPDPKWKRITHGEGWSTGDTYIASVGQGYVLATPLQVLMSAATIANDGKLMKPTLIREITDAEGNVIQPFSPVMRWDITKDAVIQEFYDTTIRGCEPIEGRTKTVQPWVIDKVQEGMRRAVTNGTLAREFRNVTIAVAGKTGTAEYCDQYANAKNLCIPGNWPSHAWTVAYAPYEDPEIAVVAFVYNGGEGASVAGPIVRQVIEAYFELKRIDTELSSP, encoded by the coding sequence ATGAATCATAACGAAGTACCGCAAAAACAACTTTCACCGTTGCGAATAACGATTTTTATGATGGTCATCGGGGGAATCTTCTTAATCTACATATTCCGCCTGTTTTCTTTGCAAGTTTTACAGGTGGAAGATTGGGTAGCCAGAGCGGAGGAAAATCGAGTTGAAGTGCTCAATTTACCTGCCACGCGAGGGATCATTGTGGATCGTAATGGGATAGTGCTGGCACGCAATATACCATCTTTCAACGTGGTGATAACGGCTGCAAATTTACCGGATGATCCCGGTGAAGTGCAAGAAATCTACCGTCAACTTTCTGAAATCATTGATCTACCGGTAAACCTGAACAAGATTACCCCTGAAAACCCTTATGTCCCCTGTTTCTCTGAACATGGGATTGCCCAGATTGCCGAATATGGTTTGTCTTCAACGCCCTATCAACCGGTGCGAGTGAAATGTGATGTTCCAGAACAGGTTGCCCGAATTGTTCAGGAAAAAGCAGTAGACTGGCCTGGAGTGTCTGTCGAGATTGAGCCAATTCGAGACTACCCAACCGGTTCTCTGACTGCTTCAATCATTGGCTTCTTAGGTCCAATCCCGGCAAACCAGGAGGAGGAGTTTCGAGCGAAGGGATTGGTGCCCAATCGAGATAAGGTTGGCTACGCCGGGTTGGAACTCCAGTATCAAGACTTACTGGCGGGCAAGAATGGCTCCTGGAAAGTGGAAGTTGATGTGGCTGGTAAGGTAATCCGGGGGCTGGAGCCACCTGTGAATCCCATACCCGGTGCCAATCTGCGGTTGACCATCGACACCCGCTTACAGCAAGCCATGACCGGAATCTTGATCGGTGAAATTGAGTTTTGGAATCGGTATTTGAATACCATTCGCTCAACCAGTGGAGTCGTGATTGCCATGAACCCGAAAACAGGGGAGATTTTGGGTATGGTTTCGTATCCGACCTATGAAAATAATCGCATGGCGCGCTTCATCCCAGCCTATTATTACAATCAATTAATCAGCGATCCTGCCAATCCTCTGTTAAATCATGCGGTTGGAGATGTCTTGCCGGCAGGATCGGTGTTCAAGTTGACGACAGCCGTCGGCGCTTTGAATGAAGGTGTGGTGACCCCAGAACAAGTGATCTCTACCCCTCCAAAAATCACCATCACCGAGCGATATTATGCCAATGACCCGGGCCGGGAGCGCGAATTTGTGGACTGGAACAAAGCCGGTTTTGGACAGTTGGATTTCTTGGGAGGAATTGCCAATTCAAGTAATGTCTATTTTTACAAATTAGGCGGTGGCTATCGGGATGAAGTACCGGTTGGGTTGGGGATTTGTCGGCTGGGAACCTACGCCCGCGCCTTGGGTTATGGGGAATACCCGGGCATAGAACTTCCAGATGAGGAAAAGGGGTTAATCCCAGATCCAAAATGGAAGCGCATTACCCATGGAGAAGGTTGGTCGACCGGGGACACCTATATCGCCAGCGTTGGACAGGGATATGTTCTGGCAACTCCCTTGCAGGTGTTGATGTCTGCCGCAACGATTGCGAATGATGGAAAACTGATGAAACCAACCTTAATCCGAGAGATCACCGATGCGGAAGGGAACGTGATACAACCATTTTCCCCGGTGATGCGTTGGGATATTACCAAAGATGCGGTGATTCAGGAATTTTACGATACGACCATTCGCGGCTGTGAGCCTATCGAGGGCAGGACAAAAACTGTTCAGCCGTGGGTGATCGATAAAGTGCAAGAAGGGATGCGTCGCGCAGTCACCAATGGTACGCTGGCGCGCGAATTTCGCAACGTGACGATTGCAGTTGCGGGCAAGACGGGCACTGCTGAATATTGTGATCAATATGCGAACGCAAAGAATCTGTGCATTCCAGGCAACTGGCCTTCTCACGCCTGGACGGTGGCTTATGCCCCGTATGAGGATCCGGAGATCGCCGTGGTAGCTTTCGTCTATAACGGCGGCGAAGGAGCCTCCGTTGCCGGTCCAATCGTTCGTCAAGTCATCGAAGCTTATTTCGAGTTGAAACGAATTGATACTGAACTCAGTTCGCCCTAG
- a CDS encoding Septum site-determining protein MinC, whose amino-acid sequence MLTNMVRVKGIREGLLFLLEEGDWEENRRALFKMVGERQEFWRGAKVALDSRTVVINEQEILSLKDELSQYHLTLWAVLSESPSTQIAAQKLGLATRLNRPEKEEVEALSTIVHDGEGAVLINKTLRSGYRVEYAGHVIVLGDVNPGAEIIAAGNIIVWGRLRGVVHAGAEGDTQAVVCALDLQPTQLRIADQIALTPQRKGKPQPEMARLLDGQLVAEPWNAKER is encoded by the coding sequence TTGTTAACCAATATGGTGCGGGTCAAAGGCATTCGCGAAGGATTGTTGTTTCTTCTCGAGGAGGGAGACTGGGAAGAGAATCGCCGTGCTCTGTTCAAGATGGTTGGAGAGAGGCAAGAATTTTGGCGCGGAGCAAAGGTCGCTCTGGACAGCCGCACAGTCGTGATTAATGAACAAGAAATCCTATCCCTAAAGGATGAATTGAGCCAATATCATCTAACCCTCTGGGCAGTGCTAAGTGAATCTCCCTCCACGCAAATAGCAGCCCAAAAATTAGGACTTGCGACCCGCCTTAATCGCCCTGAAAAAGAAGAGGTGGAAGCATTAAGTACGATTGTCCATGACGGAGAAGGTGCAGTCCTGATCAATAAAACCTTGCGCTCTGGTTATCGAGTAGAATATGCCGGGCATGTGATTGTGCTTGGGGATGTAAATCCTGGGGCGGAAATCATCGCCGCGGGTAATATCATCGTCTGGGGGCGCCTGCGCGGCGTCGTTCATGCCGGGGCTGAAGGGGATACCCAGGCCGTGGTGTGCGCTTTAGATTTACAACCCACCCAATTGCGAATTGCCGATCAAATTGCCCTCACCCCTCAACGGAAGGGCAAACCGCAGCCGGAAATGGCGCGCTTGCTCGATGGGCAGTTGGTCGCTGAGCCTTGGAATGCAAAGGAACGATAG
- a CDS encoding Septum site-determining protein MinD, with amino-acid sequence MPAKVITITSGKGGVGKTTATANIAAALAVAGAKVVCIDADIGLRNLDVVLGLENRIVYDLVDVVEGRCRLRQAMIRDKRLPELYLIPAAQTRDKSAVSPSDMVRLCDELRPEFDWIFIDSPAGIERGFRNAIAPADISVVITNPEVSAVRDADRIIGLIEAEEKGPARLIINRIKTDMVKKGDMLSAEDVLELLAVELLGLIPEDEGVIISTNRGVPVALDGKSRAGQAFRNIASRLNGEHVPFLELEEQSGFFSQLSRFLRKGGG; translated from the coding sequence ATGCCAGCAAAAGTGATTACGATAACTTCTGGAAAAGGTGGGGTGGGTAAAACCACCGCTACGGCAAACATTGCCGCAGCTCTGGCTGTGGCGGGTGCCAAAGTAGTTTGTATTGATGCGGATATTGGCTTGCGCAACCTTGATGTCGTCCTGGGATTGGAAAATCGGATTGTTTATGATTTAGTGGATGTGGTTGAGGGCAGATGTCGCTTGCGACAGGCAATGATCCGTGATAAACGCCTGCCGGAGTTGTACTTAATCCCGGCTGCTCAAACGCGTGACAAGAGCGCCGTGTCTCCGAGTGACATGGTGCGCTTATGTGATGAGTTACGACCTGAATTTGACTGGATTTTTATCGACTCACCAGCCGGGATTGAACGGGGGTTTCGCAATGCAATTGCCCCGGCTGACATCAGCGTTGTGATTACAAACCCAGAGGTTTCTGCTGTTCGAGATGCCGATCGCATTATTGGCTTGATCGAAGCGGAAGAGAAAGGTCCGGCGCGCTTAATTATCAATCGCATCAAAACCGATATGGTCAAAAAAGGCGATATGTTGTCGGCAGAAGATGTGTTGGAACTCTTAGCTGTTGAACTTTTGGGACTGATACCGGAGGACGAAGGAGTCATCATCAGTACCAATCGGGGAGTACCGGTGGCGCTGGACGGTAAAAGCCGCGCCGGTCAGGCATTTCGAAATATTGCCAGCCGCTTGAATGGGGAACATGTTCCTTTTCTGGAGTTAGAAGAGCAAAGTGGCTTTTTCAGTCAACTTAGCCGCTTCTTGCGCAAAGGAGGCGGATGA
- a CDS encoding Cell division topological specificity factor MinE — translation MTRFLERIFNRQENSAYQAKERMKLVLVHDRTNLNEKVLEDLKDELIGVISRHVEIDEKAVRIEISQQGREQRLIADIPLRAAGRRRIG, via the coding sequence ATGACTCGTTTCCTTGAACGCATTTTTAACCGTCAGGAAAATTCGGCTTATCAGGCGAAAGAACGGATGAAGCTGGTTTTGGTACATGATCGCACGAATCTCAACGAAAAGGTGTTAGAAGACCTCAAAGATGAATTGATTGGAGTGATCTCCCGCCATGTGGAGATTGACGAGAAAGCAGTCCGCATCGAAATTTCTCAGCAAGGCAGAGAACAACGGTTGATTGCCGATATCCCTTTGCGAGCTGCCGGGCGAAGAAGGATCGGATAA
- a CDS encoding Cell division protein FtsW: MMRGVNWRHFDFWLLGAVAVLTIFGITMIRSAIAGNIELQELNLVRRQLIFAVLGFIVIIIAASIDYHTWSTLNQTMYVGMWILLGVLFVTGAVFFGSARWFDTGVILIQPSELAKIVMILVLADFFSKNQNRIHDLRVVIQSMTLTVGIVIWILLQPNLSTSIVIFVIWFALLFASGLTPKHLFLFLGLGILAPIVSFPFLVDYQQDRIINFLFPDPEARHGEIYNLQQALISIGSGGWLGKGYGHGTQVQLRFLKVRHSDFIFSAIAEEFGFVGSVLVILLLLFIIYRCVRVAQRAQDSFGGLIAYGVATLIAFQAIVNIGVNLNLLPATGLTLPFVSYGGSSLLSILLGIGLVESVALRQKALEFSAI, from the coding sequence ATGATGCGTGGAGTGAATTGGCGCCATTTTGATTTCTGGTTGTTAGGGGCTGTAGCGGTTTTAACGATCTTTGGGATCACGATGATTCGCTCGGCAATTGCTGGCAATATCGAATTACAGGAACTGAATTTGGTCAGAAGACAACTCATTTTTGCCGTTCTGGGCTTTATTGTCATCATTATTGCGGCTTCGATTGATTATCATACCTGGTCAACCCTGAATCAAACCATGTATGTCGGAATGTGGATTCTTTTGGGAGTGCTTTTTGTTACGGGAGCAGTCTTTTTCGGCTCAGCGCGTTGGTTTGATACCGGGGTGATCTTGATTCAACCCTCAGAGTTAGCGAAAATTGTCATGATTTTGGTTTTAGCAGATTTCTTCTCGAAAAACCAAAACCGAATCCATGACTTGCGGGTGGTTATCCAAAGCATGACTCTAACGGTTGGAATAGTGATCTGGATTTTATTGCAACCCAATTTGAGCACCTCGATTGTGATCTTCGTGATCTGGTTTGCTTTGCTCTTTGCCAGTGGATTAACCCCGAAGCATCTCTTTCTGTTTCTCGGTTTGGGTATTCTGGCACCCATTGTGAGCTTTCCTTTTCTCGTGGATTATCAGCAGGATCGCATTATCAACTTTCTTTTCCCCGATCCCGAAGCACGCCATGGTGAAATTTACAATCTTCAACAGGCTTTGATCAGCATTGGGTCTGGAGGCTGGCTGGGAAAAGGCTATGGCCACGGCACCCAGGTGCAATTGCGTTTTCTGAAGGTGCGTCATTCTGATTTTATCTTTTCGGCAATTGCAGAGGAATTTGGGTTTGTTGGGAGCGTGCTGGTCATCTTATTGTTGCTTTTTATCATCTATCGTTGTGTTCGCGTGGCACAACGCGCCCAGGACTCTTTTGGAGGTTTGATCGCCTACGGTGTAGCCACATTGATCGCCTTTCAAGCGATTGTCAATATCGGCGTGAATTTGAATCTCTTGCCTGCCACCGGTTTAACGCTTCCCTTTGTGAGTTACGGCGGGAGTTCGCTTTTGTCGATCTTGTTGGGAATTGGGCTGGTTGAAAGCGTGGCTCTGCGTCAAAAAGCGTTGGAATTTTCAGCAATCTAA
- a CDS encoding Glutamyl-tRNA synthetase: MTQKLPPVRVRFAPSPTGRTHLGSGRTALYNYLLARQTGGQFLLRIEDTDQKRYVPEAEQELIESLRWLGLEWDEGPDVGGPYGPYRQSERKEIYLEYARQLIEKDKAYYCFCSPERLAQLREQQMQAKQPTMYDGLCRQLTPEDALRRVKQGEPHVIRFKTPKEGSITVRDYLRGDITVENRTIDDYIIVKSDGWALYHLAAMVDDQLMRITHVLRSSEWLSTFPLHGHIIRAFGWQEPVFVHLSVFLKPSGKGKMSKRESAQLLQDGYSIFIKDLEQLGYLPEAVVNWIALMGWSYDDKTEFFTMQDLIEKFSLDHLNPSPAAINFTKFDHFNGLHIRHLSIEELARRVKPFLVQAGLQVDDARLIQIAPIIQERLVTLDDAVEMAGFFFRDRLEYDSTLLIGKNLSAAESLKALQESYELLCSLNFDEKESLETALRNLAEQKGLKAGQLFGILRIAVTGQSVSPPLIESMLILGKEQVIQRIQEALKRLEALVQSNLS, encoded by the coding sequence ATGACACAGAAACTGCCTCCTGTTCGGGTGCGCTTTGCACCCTCTCCAACTGGAAGAACCCATCTTGGTAGTGGGCGCACTGCCTTATATAACTACCTGCTTGCCCGCCAAACTGGCGGGCAATTTCTCTTACGCATTGAAGATACCGATCAAAAGCGCTATGTACCCGAAGCTGAACAAGAGTTGATCGAAAGCTTACGCTGGCTTGGCCTGGAATGGGACGAGGGGCCGGATGTAGGCGGTCCTTATGGTCCTTACCGCCAGTCGGAGCGCAAGGAAATTTACCTGGAATACGCCAGACAATTGATTGAAAAGGACAAGGCGTATTATTGCTTTTGCTCCCCAGAACGACTTGCCCAACTGCGCGAGCAACAGATGCAAGCGAAGCAACCCACCATGTATGATGGCCTCTGTCGGCAATTGACTCCGGAAGATGCCTTACGTCGGGTGAAACAGGGTGAACCGCATGTGATTCGCTTCAAGACGCCCAAAGAAGGGTCAATCACGGTCAGGGATTATTTACGCGGGGACATTACCGTTGAAAACCGCACGATTGATGATTACATCATCGTAAAGTCAGATGGCTGGGCGCTCTATCATCTCGCCGCCATGGTCGATGACCAGCTGATGCGCATTACCCATGTCTTGCGCAGTTCCGAGTGGCTTTCCACGTTTCCGCTTCATGGTCATATTATTCGCGCCTTTGGCTGGCAGGAGCCGGTGTTTGTCCATCTTTCAGTCTTTCTCAAACCCAGCGGGAAAGGCAAGATGAGCAAGCGCGAGTCTGCCCAACTGTTGCAGGATGGTTATTCGATCTTTATCAAAGATCTGGAGCAATTAGGGTATTTGCCCGAAGCGGTGGTCAATTGGATCGCGCTGATGGGTTGGAGCTATGATGACAAGACCGAGTTTTTTACCATGCAGGACTTGATCGAAAAGTTCAGTCTGGATCATCTGAATCCGTCGCCAGCGGCGATTAACTTTACCAAGTTCGACCACTTCAACGGTTTACATATTCGTCACTTATCGATCGAAGAGCTTGCCAGACGGGTCAAGCCTTTCCTGGTACAAGCTGGCTTGCAGGTGGATGATGCCAGACTGATCCAGATTGCGCCGATCATTCAGGAGCGTCTGGTAACGCTGGATGATGCAGTTGAAATGGCAGGCTTCTTCTTCCGTGACCGTTTGGAGTATGATTCAACCCTCCTGATCGGCAAAAACCTGAGCGCAGCCGAATCGTTAAAAGCCTTGCAGGAGAGTTATGAGCTTTTGTGCAGCCTGAATTTTGATGAGAAAGAGAGCCTGGAAACAGCCTTGCGAAACCTGGCAGAGCAGAAAGGTTTGAAAGCCGGGCAACTGTTCGGCATTCTGCGGATTGCGGTTACCGGGCAAAGTGTCAGCCCACCGCTGATCGAAAGTATGCTGATCTTGGGAAAAGAGCAGGTGATTCAGCGCATCCAGGAGGCTTTGAAGCGGTTAGAAGCCCTCGTTCAAAGCAATCTCTCATAG